The following proteins come from a genomic window of Flavobacteriaceae bacterium MAR_2010_188:
- a CDS encoding GDSL-like Lipase/Acylhydrolase, with the protein MKKYSIILKSIWLVAAMFMVVSCSNDDDSSMQEEQLPELTSGSADFSTYVSVGNSLTSGFTDGALFQAGQINSFPNLLAQKFSLVGGGEFTQPLTDNNIGGLLFGGQPNPRFSPRLYFNGTGPVRLDATPTTETFNILSGPFNNMGVPGAKSFHLLYDKYGNPQNLALGLANPYFVRFASAPDGTIIGDAIAQNPTFFSLWIGNQDILGYATTGGDGTDPITDAGTFQFAYTTVVTLLTSNGAKGVVANIPDITTIPHFTTVPFKPLSPANPAFGPQIPQLNSIFGAINQVYAFLGVEGRNITFSETAASAVVIKDETLTDLSAQIAGVLSQSPTFPAFVQQFGLPAEAAPLVANLLGMTYGQTRQATADDLLVLPVSSVIGTVNADAFAFLMSQGLPEGLAGQFAIEGITYPLSDKWVLIPSEQMEIAEATNTFNSIIASVASQAGLAFVDANAILSQIKSGGLSSNGFNLTSSLVTGGTFSLDGVHPTARGYALIANQFLKAIDATYGSNFEASGNLLDIGDYPTNYSPQLQ; encoded by the coding sequence ATGAAAAAGTATTCTATAATTTTAAAATCGATTTGGCTAGTAGCAGCAATGTTCATGGTCGTTTCCTGTAGCAATGACGATGATTCTAGCATGCAAGAAGAGCAGTTGCCAGAACTTACTTCTGGATCAGCAGATTTTTCGACCTATGTTTCGGTTGGTAATTCGCTCACCTCGGGGTTCACAGATGGCGCGTTGTTTCAAGCAGGACAGATAAATTCATTTCCTAATCTTTTAGCTCAGAAATTTTCTCTAGTAGGAGGTGGAGAATTTACCCAACCATTAACTGATAATAATATTGGAGGGCTTTTGTTCGGTGGACAGCCCAATCCCCGTTTTTCCCCTAGATTATACTTTAACGGTACAGGTCCGGTAAGATTAGATGCGACCCCAACCACAGAAACATTTAATATATTATCTGGACCATTTAATAATATGGGAGTTCCTGGTGCCAAGAGTTTTCATTTATTATATGACAAATATGGCAATCCACAGAATCTCGCTCTAGGCCTGGCAAATCCTTATTTTGTAAGATTTGCTTCAGCACCCGACGGAACCATTATCGGTGACGCCATTGCTCAAAATCCTACTTTCTTTTCTTTATGGATTGGTAATCAAGATATATTAGGTTATGCAACAACAGGAGGAGATGGTACAGATCCAATTACCGACGCAGGGACATTTCAATTTGCTTATACTACGGTAGTAACCCTTTTAACATCTAATGGCGCTAAAGGTGTTGTGGCCAATATTCCTGATATTACAACGATACCACATTTTACGACCGTACCTTTTAAGCCTTTAAGCCCTGCTAACCCAGCTTTCGGTCCGCAAATACCACAATTGAATTCTATTTTTGGAGCTATAAATCAGGTTTATGCTTTTTTAGGAGTTGAAGGAAGAAATATCACATTTTCAGAAACTGCTGCATCTGCAGTAGTTATTAAAGATGAAACCCTTACCGACCTTTCAGCACAAATCGCTGGAGTTCTATCACAAAGTCCAACATTTCCAGCTTTTGTTCAGCAATTTGGATTACCAGCAGAAGCTGCGCCTTTAGTCGCTAATTTGTTAGGAATGACATATGGCCAGACAAGACAGGCCACCGCTGATGATTTATTAGTGCTTCCAGTAAGCTCGGTTATAGGTACGGTAAACGCAGATGCGTTTGCATTTTTAATGTCCCAAGGTTTACCTGAAGGTTTAGCCGGTCAGTTCGCAATTGAAGGCATTACCTATCCACTTTCGGATAAATGGGTCTTAATACCAAGCGAACAAATGGAAATCGCTGAAGCAACCAATACTTTTAATTCTATCATTGCTTCGGTTGCAAGTCAGGCAGGATTGGCATTCGTAGATGCTAACGCGATACTGTCACAGATTAAGTCAGGAGGTTTAAGTTCTAACGGATTTAACCTTACCTCTAGCCTAGTAACAGGAGGAACTTTTTCTTTAGATGGTGTTCACCCTACAGCGAGAGGCTATGCCCTAATTGCAAATCAATTTTTAAAAGCAATTGATGCAACTTACGGTTCTAATTTTGAAGCTTCTGGCAATCTTTTAGACATCGGGGACTATCCAACAAATTATTCTCCCCAACTTCAATAA
- a CDS encoding TonB-dependent Receptor Plug Domain yields the protein MNTALKFVLLLSCAFTFAQTTVTGKVTDDKGLPLPGANVIVVGTTTGAISDYDGNYSITTNQNPPFSLQVSSIGFESVTKEITSSNLVMDFSLVEGTELDEVVISASRTPERIFESPVTVERFGLKEIRNTASAEFYDGLENLKGVDINTNSLTFKAINTRGFATFANTRFMQLVDGMDNAAPALNFPLGNLLGMTETDILSVELLPGAASALYGANAFNGILFMQSKNPFDYPGISGYIKQGVTSQDAGGTNHYSDLGLRIAHKFSNKFAAKVNFGYLKGTDWVADNRADKLNRGLTRDNLDYDGINVYGDEVSTNIRAASGGLGVVPNVVVSRTGYAEENLTDYNARSIKADWGIYFRPWEDDFEVSYVGKYGTGNTIYQGTNRYYINNFTQNQHKIELKNDNFFVRGYITEDNAGDSYDMVFTGININRLWKSDQQWFQEYIQTYVGATLGGANDDQAHAAARAQAETGRYEPGSPEFKAAFDQVTKDPNFATGSKFQDNSKVRHTDANYNFSHLVDFADIQVGGSYREYELNSSGTIYTDVDGPIFYSEVGVYTQIQKEMELSDMVDLKLTGSLRYDKSELFDGFFSPRISAGFTVNDNHNIRASYQTGFRNPTTQDLYIGLDAGRAILVGSSPENLDRYSRDYPVSASGQQMGQPSTVTQTGRAAYENSYSATSVRNFAATGNPGVLEIANSDLVKPEQVSSYEIGYRGKYYRTTLDMSVYYNKYQDFISGEAVIAPFYGTAGDGSQSVAAIANGDFKTYQTYTNSVADVNSYGGSIEISTKVFANYDLSGNYTYTKQDFDQDSFPDFITSFNTPEHKVKASFGNTELFTNFGFLVSWRWSDTYFWQATFGNGQIPSYNVVDAQVNYTFPKLKSVIKVGATNLLGDDYYTAFGTGFIGSMYYVGLTINNL from the coding sequence ATGAATACAGCTCTAAAATTTGTGTTGCTGCTATCTTGTGCATTCACTTTTGCTCAAACTACAGTTACTGGTAAAGTTACAGATGACAAAGGGCTCCCACTCCCGGGCGCTAACGTAATTGTTGTTGGAACTACAACTGGCGCCATTTCCGATTACGACGGAAATTATTCCATAACTACAAATCAAAATCCTCCTTTCTCTCTTCAAGTAAGCAGCATTGGATTTGAATCCGTAACCAAGGAAATTACATCTTCTAATCTGGTAATGGATTTTTCTTTGGTGGAAGGCACCGAATTGGATGAGGTAGTAATTTCTGCCTCTCGTACTCCAGAACGTATATTCGAATCACCCGTTACGGTTGAAAGATTTGGATTAAAGGAAATAAGAAATACAGCTTCGGCTGAGTTTTACGATGGTTTAGAAAACCTAAAAGGAGTCGACATAAATACAAATAGCTTAACATTCAAGGCCATTAACACTAGGGGATTCGCAACCTTTGCAAATACTCGTTTTATGCAGCTGGTAGATGGAATGGATAACGCCGCTCCTGCCTTAAACTTTCCATTAGGAAACCTTCTTGGTATGACCGAGACTGATATCCTTAGTGTTGAATTATTGCCTGGCGCCGCATCTGCACTGTATGGCGCGAATGCTTTCAACGGAATCTTATTTATGCAAAGTAAAAATCCTTTCGATTATCCTGGTATAAGTGGTTATATTAAGCAAGGTGTTACTTCACAAGACGCTGGTGGAACAAATCATTACAGCGATTTAGGACTACGTATTGCTCATAAATTTTCTAATAAATTTGCGGCAAAAGTTAATTTTGGCTATTTAAAAGGTACCGACTGGGTTGCAGATAATAGAGCTGATAAGCTAAATCGTGGACTTACTAGAGACAACTTAGATTACGATGGAATTAACGTATATGGTGATGAGGTTTCTACAAATATTAGAGCCGCTTCAGGTGGGCTTGGAGTTGTGCCAAATGTAGTTGTAAGTAGAACCGGTTATGCCGAAGAAAATCTTACCGATTATAATGCGAGAAGCATTAAGGCAGATTGGGGTATTTACTTTAGACCTTGGGAAGATGATTTTGAAGTTTCGTACGTAGGTAAATATGGTACCGGAAATACGATCTATCAAGGAACTAATAGATATTACATCAATAATTTCACCCAAAATCAACATAAGATTGAGTTGAAAAATGATAATTTCTTTGTCCGCGGGTATATCACTGAAGATAATGCTGGTGATTCTTACGATATGGTTTTTACGGGAATCAACATCAACAGACTTTGGAAATCAGATCAACAGTGGTTCCAAGAATATATTCAAACTTATGTTGGAGCAACTTTGGGCGGTGCAAATGATGACCAAGCTCATGCTGCTGCTAGGGCGCAAGCTGAAACTGGTAGATACGAGCCAGGTTCACCGGAATTTAAGGCGGCATTTGACCAGGTAACCAAGGACCCTAACTTTGCTACCGGATCAAAGTTTCAAGATAATTCTAAGGTGAGGCATACAGATGCCAATTATAATTTTAGCCACCTGGTGGATTTTGCAGATATACAAGTTGGTGGTTCTTATAGGGAATATGAACTTAATTCATCTGGAACTATTTATACAGATGTCGATGGGCCGATTTTCTATTCTGAAGTTGGTGTCTACACCCAAATCCAAAAAGAAATGGAGTTATCGGATATGGTAGATTTAAAATTGACAGGCTCTCTTAGATATGATAAATCTGAATTATTTGATGGGTTCTTTTCGCCTAGAATTTCTGCCGGTTTCACAGTCAATGATAATCACAATATCCGAGCGTCTTACCAGACAGGTTTTAGAAACCCAACGACACAAGATTTATACATAGGTCTTGATGCCGGTAGAGCTATTTTGGTTGGGTCTTCACCTGAAAACTTAGATCGTTACTCTCGAGATTACCCGGTTAGTGCTTCGGGTCAACAAATGGGACAACCTTCTACGGTAACACAAACTGGTAGGGCTGCCTATGAGAATTCTTATTCCGCAACTTCGGTACGTAATTTTGCAGCAACGGGTAACCCAGGAGTTCTAGAAATAGCAAATTCTGACCTAGTAAAGCCAGAACAAGTTAGTTCTTACGAAATTGGTTATCGAGGCAAATATTATAGAACTACCTTAGACATGAGTGTTTACTATAACAAATATCAAGACTTTATTTCTGGAGAAGCTGTTATTGCGCCGTTTTATGGCACTGCTGGTGACGGATCTCAATCGGTCGCTGCTATTGCAAATGGCGACTTTAAAACTTACCAGACTTACACTAACTCAGTGGCAGATGTAAACTCTTACGGTGGATCGATAGAGATTTCAACTAAGGTTTTTGCTAACTACGATTTAAGCGGAAATTACACCTATACCAAACAAGATTTTGACCAGGATAGTTTTCCTGACTTTATCACTAGTTTCAATACGCCAGAGCACAAAGTAAAGGCAAGTTTTGGTAATACAGAACTATTTACAAATTTTGGGTTCTTAGTATCTTGGAGATGGAGTGATACTTATTTCTGGCAGGCAACTTTCGGAAATGGTCAAATTCCTTCTTATAACGTAGTAGATGCTCAAGTTAACTATACCTTTCCTAAGTTAAAATCAGTCATCAAAGTTGGCGCAACCAATTTATTGGGTGACGATTATTACACAGCGTTTGGTACAGGATTTATCGGGTCCATGTATTATGTAGGTCTTACTATAAATAATCTTTAA
- a CDS encoding glucosamine--fructose-6-phosphate aminotransferase (isomerizing), producing MCGIVGYIGNRDAYPILMKGLKRLEYRGYDSAGIALYDGDNLKLCKTKGKVADLEAKAESEISLDGTVGIGHTRWATHGVPNDVNSHPHYSNSGDLVIIHNGIIENYDSLKKELIKRGYTFKSDTDTEVLINLIEDVKKNEDIKLGKAVQIALNQVVGAYAIAVFDKNKPNEIVVAKLGSPLAIGLGDDEFFIASDASPFLEYTNSAIYLEDEEMAIIRRGKEIKIRKIKDDTMVDPYIQQLKLNLEQIEKGGYPHFMLKEIYEQPNAIKDTYRGRLLAKEGVIRMSGVEDNFEKFLNANRILIVACGTSWHAGLVAEYIFEDLARIPVEVEYASEFRYRNPVIYENDVVIAISQSGETADTLAAIKLAKSKGAFVFGVCNVVGSSIARETHAGAYTHAGPEIGVASTKAFTTQITVLSLIALKLAKKRGTISNSDYYYHLQELELIPDKVKLALEADEHIQTIARTYMNSSNFLYLGRGFNFPVALEGALKLKEISYIHAEGYPAAEMKHGPIALIDENMPIVVIATKKGHYDKIVSNIQEIKSRKGKIIGIVSKGDVSVKELADHVIEIPETLESLAPLLTTIPLQLLSYHIAVMLGKNVDQPRNLAKSVTVE from the coding sequence ATGTGTGGAATTGTAGGTTATATAGGCAATAGAGACGCTTATCCGATTCTGATGAAGGGCCTTAAAAGGCTTGAGTATCGTGGTTATGACAGTGCAGGTATTGCGCTTTATGATGGCGATAATCTTAAGCTTTGCAAGACCAAAGGAAAGGTTGCTGATCTAGAAGCTAAAGCCGAGTCCGAAATTTCATTAGACGGTACCGTTGGCATTGGCCATACAAGATGGGCTACGCACGGAGTTCCTAACGACGTTAACTCACATCCACATTACTCTAATTCTGGTGATTTAGTAATCATCCACAACGGAATTATTGAAAATTACGATTCTCTTAAAAAAGAGCTGATAAAAAGGGGCTATACCTTTAAATCGGACACCGACACCGAGGTATTAATAAACCTTATTGAAGACGTTAAAAAGAACGAAGATATTAAACTTGGTAAGGCCGTACAAATTGCTTTAAATCAAGTTGTTGGCGCATACGCTATTGCTGTATTCGATAAAAATAAACCAAATGAAATAGTCGTTGCCAAATTGGGAAGTCCTTTGGCGATTGGTCTGGGAGATGACGAATTCTTTATTGCCAGTGATGCATCTCCTTTCTTAGAATACACAAATTCTGCAATTTACTTGGAAGATGAAGAAATGGCGATTATCCGAAGAGGTAAAGAAATTAAGATTAGAAAAATTAAGGACGACACTATGGTCGACCCATACATACAACAGCTTAAATTAAATCTTGAGCAAATAGAGAAAGGCGGTTATCCTCACTTTATGTTGAAGGAGATTTACGAGCAGCCTAATGCAATAAAGGATACTTACAGAGGACGCCTTTTAGCTAAGGAAGGTGTAATCCGCATGTCTGGTGTAGAAGATAATTTTGAAAAATTCCTGAACGCTAACAGAATACTTATTGTTGCTTGTGGTACGTCATGGCATGCTGGTCTTGTGGCCGAATATATATTTGAAGACCTAGCACGTATACCGGTAGAGGTAGAATATGCCTCAGAATTTAGATACAGAAATCCGGTTATATATGAAAATGACGTTGTTATAGCCATCTCGCAGTCAGGGGAAACCGCCGATACACTTGCAGCGATTAAACTTGCAAAATCTAAAGGCGCGTTTGTGTTTGGAGTATGTAATGTGGTTGGTTCTTCTATCGCAAGAGAAACCCATGCCGGTGCTTATACTCATGCTGGTCCAGAAATAGGGGTCGCTTCAACAAAAGCCTTTACTACGCAAATCACGGTATTAAGCCTAATAGCTCTAAAACTTGCTAAGAAAAGAGGAACTATTTCTAATTCCGATTACTATTATCATCTTCAAGAATTAGAATTAATTCCAGACAAAGTAAAATTGGCTTTAGAGGCAGATGAACATATTCAAACTATTGCAAGAACCTATATGAATTCTTCAAACTTCCTTTATCTAGGCCGTGGATTCAATTTCCCGGTTGCCTTGGAAGGGGCTCTTAAGCTTAAAGAGATAAGCTATATTCATGCTGAAGGCTATCCTGCCGCAGAAATGAAACATGGCCCAATTGCCTTGATAGACGAAAATATGCCAATCGTTGTAATCGCGACCAAAAAAGGACATTACGACAAGATTGTAAGTAATATACAGGAGATTAAATCTAGAAAAGGTAAGATTATCGGTATTGTTTCTAAAGGTGATGTAAGCGTTAAAGAACTTGCAGATCACGTTATAGAAATTCCGGAAACCTTAGAATCTCTAGCACCTTTACTCACAACAATTCCGTTGCAGCTGCTATCTTATCATATCGCAGTTATGCTCGGCAAGAACGTTGATCAACCTCGTAATCTTGCTAAATCGGTAACCGTAGAGTAG
- a CDS encoding starch synthase has product MKDKRILYVSSEVVPYLPETEISSMSFEAPRMVNKQGGQIRIFMPRYGNINERRHQLHEVIRLSGINLVINDLDMPLIIKVASIPKERIQVYFIDNEDYFKRKATLTDEEGKLFSDNDERAIFFAKGVIETVKKLNWAPDIIHVNGWLASLLPLYMKQYYKDEPLFTESKIVTSVYNQSFEGSLDKNMINKVKFDNIEEDQIKELEDPTYINLMKIAVNNSDALIKGSADLPEELSKHMEASGKPVLEYYAPEEFSDPYTEFYNTKVLN; this is encoded by the coding sequence ATGAAAGATAAGAGAATTTTGTATGTGTCATCTGAGGTTGTACCATATTTACCGGAGACAGAAATTTCATCAATGTCATTTGAGGCTCCACGGATGGTAAACAAACAAGGAGGGCAAATACGGATTTTCATGCCCAGATATGGAAATATTAACGAGCGCCGTCACCAACTGCATGAAGTCATTAGACTTTCTGGGATTAATTTGGTAATCAACGATTTAGATATGCCCTTAATTATAAAGGTTGCATCTATTCCTAAAGAAAGAATCCAAGTTTACTTTATAGACAACGAAGATTACTTTAAACGAAAAGCAACCCTGACCGATGAGGAAGGTAAATTGTTTTCCGATAATGACGAGCGAGCAATTTTCTTTGCTAAAGGAGTTATAGAAACAGTTAAAAAATTGAACTGGGCTCCTGATATTATTCACGTAAATGGGTGGTTGGCTTCGCTTCTTCCTTTGTATATGAAACAATATTACAAAGACGAACCTCTTTTTACCGAAAGTAAAATTGTTACTTCGGTATACAATCAAAGCTTTGAAGGTTCGTTAGATAAGAATATGATCAATAAGGTTAAGTTCGATAATATTGAAGAAGACCAAATAAAGGAGTTAGAAGATCCAACCTACATCAATCTTATGAAGATTGCCGTAAATAATTCTGATGCTCTTATAAAAGGCTCTGCAGACCTTCCAGAAGAACTTAGCAAGCACATGGAAGCTTCTGGCAAACCTGTATTAGAATATTATGCCCCAGAAGAATTTTCTGATCCATATACAGAATTCTACAATACTAAAGTTCTTAACTAG
- a CDS encoding pantothenate synthetase, whose amino-acid sequence MKVLQRKDQLKSHISELRNRNLSIGLVPTMGALHDGHGSIVERALEENDSVVVSIFVNPTQFDNKEDLKKYPRNLDQDLEFLQKISKEIIVYAPHPEDIYDGNIASEHFEFGGLENEMEGKFRSGHFDGVGTIVKRLLRLVMPDRAYFGEKDYQQLTIIKKLVELSDIPVEIMPHPIYREKDGLAMSSRNGRLNNEMRKIVPFIYKTLQTAKEKFGIESADSVGIWVKEQFQDNKNLKLEYFVIADDKELKPIKEKTNNNVYRAFIAVYADDVRLIDNIALN is encoded by the coding sequence TTGAAAGTACTTCAGCGGAAAGACCAATTAAAATCTCATATTTCTGAATTAAGAAATAGAAATTTATCCATCGGATTAGTACCCACTATGGGTGCGCTTCATGACGGGCACGGTTCTATCGTAGAAAGAGCGTTGGAAGAAAATGATTCAGTTGTAGTCAGTATATTTGTAAATCCAACCCAATTTGATAATAAGGAGGATTTAAAAAAATATCCGAGAAATCTTGACCAAGACCTAGAGTTTTTACAAAAGATTTCCAAAGAGATTATCGTCTATGCGCCTCATCCTGAAGACATTTACGACGGTAATATAGCATCAGAGCATTTTGAATTTGGAGGACTAGAAAATGAAATGGAAGGAAAATTTAGAAGCGGTCATTTTGACGGGGTTGGCACCATCGTAAAACGTTTATTAAGATTGGTAATGCCAGACAGAGCTTATTTCGGTGAAAAGGACTATCAACAATTAACTATTATTAAAAAATTGGTTGAGCTTTCTGACATTCCAGTAGAAATAATGCCTCATCCCATTTACCGTGAAAAAGACGGACTTGCTATGAGTTCTAGAAATGGAAGGCTAAATAATGAGATGAGAAAAATTGTTCCCTTCATCTACAAAACCTTGCAGACTGCCAAGGAAAAATTTGGCATAGAAAGTGCAGATTCTGTTGGGATTTGGGTGAAAGAGCAATTTCAGGATAACAAAAACTTAAAGTTAGAATATTTTGTGATTGCCGACGATAAAGAGCTCAAGCCAATAAAAGAGAAAACTAATAACAATGTGTACCGAGCATTTATTGCAGTGTATGCGGACGATGTTAGGCTTATCGATAACATCGCATTAAATTAA
- a CDS encoding L-aspartate 1-decarboxylase, translating into MQVQVVKSKIHRIKVTGADLNYIGSITIDEDLMDAANIIQGEKVQVVNNSNGERLDTYVIPGARGSGEITLNGAAARKVAVGDVLILITYGFMDMEEARTFKPALVFPDENTNLLK; encoded by the coding sequence ATGCAAGTTCAAGTAGTAAAATCAAAAATCCACAGAATTAAAGTCACCGGCGCCGATCTTAATTACATCGGAAGCATAACCATTGACGAAGATTTAATGGATGCTGCTAATATTATTCAAGGTGAAAAAGTTCAGGTTGTAAATAATAGCAACGGAGAACGTTTGGATACCTACGTAATTCCTGGTGCAAGAGGTAGTGGCGAAATTACCTTAAATGGTGCTGCCGCTAGAAAGGTTGCAGTTGGTGACGTGCTAATTCTTATAACTTACGGATTCATGGACATGGAAGAGGCTAGGACTTTTAAACCTGCCCTTGTCTTTCCCGATGAGAACACCAATCTTCTTAAATAA
- a CDS encoding DNA repair protein RadA/Sms — protein sequence MAKIKTTFFCQNCGTQYSKWQGQCTACKEWNTIVEEVIQKEEKSTWKTPTSPLKRASLPLRINEIDTSQDTRLDTLDSEFNRVLGGGLVHGSMTLLGGEPGIGKSTLMLQIALKLPYKTLYVSGEESQKQIKMRADRIEPNSTSCYILTETKTQNIFKQIEQLEPDVLVIDSIQTLHSDYIDSSAGSISQVKECTTELIKFAKETATPVILIGHITKEGSIAGPKILEHMVDTVLQFEGDRNHVFRILRANKNRFGSTNELGIYEMQGSGLREVSNPSEILISQKDEDLSGNAVASTLEGMRSLLIEVQALVSSAVYGTPQRSATGFNSKRLNMLLAVLEKRAGFRLGTKDVFLNITGGITVDDPAIDLAVVAAILSSNEDVALSQDICFAAEVGLSGEIRPVQRIEQRILEAEKLGFSTIYVSAYNKIGLQNTAIKVQLITKIEDLVAYIC from the coding sequence ATGGCTAAGATAAAAACCACTTTTTTTTGTCAAAATTGCGGAACACAATACTCTAAATGGCAAGGACAATGTACTGCCTGCAAGGAATGGAATACCATTGTGGAAGAAGTAATTCAGAAAGAGGAAAAATCTACCTGGAAAACTCCAACATCACCCTTAAAAAGAGCATCATTACCGCTTAGAATCAACGAAATTGATACTTCCCAAGATACGCGATTAGACACATTAGATTCCGAATTTAATCGGGTGCTTGGCGGTGGGTTGGTTCATGGTTCAATGACTTTATTGGGTGGAGAACCGGGAATTGGTAAGAGCACGTTAATGCTTCAAATTGCACTAAAACTTCCTTATAAAACACTCTATGTTTCAGGTGAAGAAAGTCAAAAACAGATTAAGATGCGAGCAGATCGTATTGAACCTAATAGTACCTCTTGCTATATTCTTACCGAAACCAAGACTCAAAATATTTTCAAACAAATTGAACAGCTAGAACCAGATGTATTGGTCATTGATTCAATACAAACCCTTCACAGCGATTATATTGACTCTTCTGCAGGCAGTATTTCTCAGGTTAAGGAATGCACAACCGAGCTTATTAAATTTGCAAAGGAAACAGCGACACCAGTTATTCTGATTGGGCATATTACAAAAGAGGGCAGCATTGCAGGTCCAAAAATTCTGGAACATATGGTAGATACCGTACTCCAATTTGAAGGAGATCGCAATCATGTTTTCAGGATTCTTCGAGCAAATAAAAATAGATTTGGATCTACTAACGAATTGGGCATCTACGAAATGCAAGGTTCAGGTTTAAGGGAAGTAAGCAACCCCAGTGAAATATTGATTTCCCAAAAAGATGAAGACTTAAGTGGTAATGCCGTCGCTTCGACCTTGGAAGGGATGAGGTCGTTACTTATTGAAGTTCAGGCCTTGGTAAGTTCTGCAGTATATGGAACACCTCAACGTTCGGCAACAGGTTTTAATTCTAAACGCTTGAATATGTTGTTGGCGGTTTTAGAGAAGCGGGCAGGATTTAGACTTGGTACCAAAGATGTTTTCCTAAATATTACTGGCGGTATTACGGTAGACGACCCGGCAATCGATTTGGCAGTGGTAGCCGCAATATTATCTTCTAATGAAGATGTGGCATTGAGCCAAGACATTTGTTTTGCGGCTGAGGTTGGACTTTCTGGTGAAATTAGACCTGTGCAAAGAATAGAACAACGAATACTGGAAGCTGAAAAGCTTGGATTTTCCACGATATATGTTTCGGCTTATAACAAAATCGGACTTCAGAATACAGCCATTAAAGTGCAGCTGATTACTAAAATTGAAGATTTGGTGGCGTATATTTGTTAA
- a CDS encoding putative endonuclease — translation MKKSFVYILTNKIKTVIYVGVTIDLLKRIYQHKTKFYKGSASKYNCDILVYFEEFDDIRQAIAREKQIKSGNRKRKEELINSTNAEWNDLSDGWLFAF, via the coding sequence ATGAAGAAGTCCTTTGTTTATATCCTAACCAATAAAATCAAAACCGTAATTTACGTTGGTGTGACAATTGATTTACTGAAAAGGATTTACCAACATAAAACCAAATTTTATAAAGGATCTGCCAGTAAGTATAATTGCGATATTTTAGTTTATTTCGAGGAATTCGATGATATAAGGCAAGCCATTGCAAGAGAAAAACAAATAAAATCAGGTAATAGAAAACGAAAAGAAGAATTGATAAATTCTACGAATGCTGAATGGAACGATTTATCAGATGGATGGTTGTTTGCATTTTGA